From a single Anas acuta chromosome 30, bAnaAcu1.1, whole genome shotgun sequence genomic region:
- the LOC137846087 gene encoding deleted in malignant brain tumors 1 protein-like isoform X2, protein MGERLSARAGLGTAEVVLILAGLCASSPAQIRLVNGPDPCTGRLEVFYNGTWGTVCDDHWSLAEARVVCRQLGCGMGLSAVGGARYGRGEDPIWLDNVQCSGTEAALSECRARPWGDHNCGHGEDVSIVCSGAPAPSLTRARLVSGSGPCSGRVEVFHDSRWGTVCDDGWNLLDAEVVCREVGCGSALSAPPGAAFGQGAGPIWLDEVTCAGTEASLSLCQASSWGSHNCKHSEDAGVECSEPTQVRLVNGSSHCSGRVEIHHNQQWGTICDDGWDLRDAEVVCRQLGCGMAVSVPGKAHFGQGHAPIWLDEVNCTGTEGAITECRLEPWGEHNCNHNEDASVVCSEPTELRLVNGPNRCAGRVEVLHHQQWGSVCDNHWDMEDSKVVCRQLGCGAPISAPGWAKFGRGYDPIWLEKVTCSGTEAALSECEAQTWGVHNCHHGEDASVVCSEPEVVRLVNGPSRCAGRVEVLEQRQWGTVCDDAWDLRDAEVVCWQLGCGTATAAPGLAYFGQGHGPIWLAKVNCTGTEAALSKCRARPKGVHLCHHGEDAGVVCSEPPEVRLVNGSNRCSGRVEVLHNQQWGSVCDDDWDLDDAQVVCRQLGCGTAIWAPRAARFGLGNDPIWLDDVNCTGSETALSECRARPWGDNNCNHREDASVVCAGPLQLQLVNGSSRCSGRVEVLRNQQWGTVCDDGWDLRDAEVVCRQLGCGMAVSAPGSAEFGQGSSHIWLQGVECTGTEAALSKCRARMGQQSYCNHGKDAGVVCSDPVALRLVNGSSFCAGRVEVLHKQLWGTVCDDGWDMNDAAVVCRQLGCGVAVSAPDRAWFGRGHIAIWMDDVNCTGGEDNLLECLARPWGEHNCDHGEDAGVVCSGFVHMDQLADMST, encoded by the exons CATCAAGTCCTGCCCAAATAAGACTTGTGAATGGCCCTGACCCCTGCACGGGGCGACTGGAGGTGTTTTACAATGGCACCTGGGGGACGGTGTGTGACGACCACTGGAGCCTCGCGGAAGCCCGTGTGGTGTGCCGGCAGCTGGGCTGCGGGATGGGCCTGTCTGCTGTTGGCGGGGCTCGGTATGGGCGAGGAGAAGACCCCATCTGGCTGGACAATGTGCAGTGCAGCGGGACAgaagctgctctttctgagtGCCGGGCACGGCCCTGGGGAGATCACAACTGTGGGCATGGGGAAGACGTCAGCATTGTGTGCTCGG GGGCACCTGCTCCAAGTCTAACCCGTGCCAGGCTGGTGAGTGGCTCTGGCCCCTGCTCGGGCAGAGTGGAAGTCTTCCATGACAGCAGATGGGGCACCGTGTGTGATGATGGCTGGAACCTGCTGGATGCTGAGGTGGTGTGCAGGGAGGTGGGCTGTGGCTCAGCTCTATCAGCTCCGCCTGGCGCTGCCTTTGGGCAAGGGGCAGGACCCATCTGGCTGGATGAAGTGACCTGTGCTGGGACAGAGGCTTCCCTTTCTCTGTGTCAGGCCAGTTCCTGGGGAAGTCATAATTGCAAGCATAGTGAGGATGCTGGTGTTGAATGCTCAG AACCAACTCAAGTACGTTTGGTGAATGGCTCCAGCCATTGCTCAGGGAGAGTTGAGATCCACCACAACCAGCAGTGGGGGACAATTTGTGATGATGGCTGGGACCTGAGAGATGCAGAGGTGGTGTGccggcagctgggctgtgggatggCCGTGTCAGTCCCTGGCAAGGCTCACTTTGGGCAAGGACACGCTCCCATCTGGCTGGATGAGGTGAACTGCACAGGGACAGAAGGCGCCATCACAGAATGTAGATTGGAGCCCTGGGGGGAACACAACTGCAATCACAATGAAGATGCTAGCGTTGTGTGTTCAG AGCCCACAGAACTGCGGCTAGTGAATGGCCCAAATCGCTGCGCTGGGCGGGTGGAGGTGCTTCACCACCAGCAGTGGGGCAGTGTGTGTGACAATCACTGGGACATGGAGGATTCCAAAGTGGTGTGTcggcagctgggctgtggtgCTCCAAtctctgctccaggctgggccAAGTTTGGCAGAGGCTACGATCCAATCTGGCTGGAGAAAGTGACCTGCTCGGGGACTGAGGCTGCCCTTAGTGAGTGCGAAGCCCAGACATGGGGAGTCCACAACTGCCACCATGGAGAAGACGCCAGCGTGGTGTGCTCAG AACCAGAGGTGGTTCGGTTGGTGAACGGCCCAAGCCGCTGTGCTGGGAGAGTTGAAGTCCTTGAGCAGCGCCAATGGGGGACGGTGTGTGATGATGCCTGGGACCTGCGTGACGCAGAAGTggtgtgctggcagctgggctgcGGGACAGCAACTGCAGCTCCAGGCTTGGCTTACTTTGGCCAGGGACATGGTCCCATCTGGCTGGCCAAGGTCAACTGCACGGGGACAGAAGCTGCCCTCTCCAAGTGCAGGGCCAGGCCCAAAGGAGTCCACCTCTGCCACCATGGAGAAGATGCTGGTGTGGTGTGCTCAG AGCCTCCTGAGGTCCGGCTGGTGAACGGCTCCAACCGCTGCTCTGGGAGAGTCGAAGTGCTGCATAACCAGCAATGGGGAAGTGTGTGTGATGATGACTGGGACCTGGATGACGCACAAGTGGTGTGCCGGCAACTGGGCTGTGGTACAGCTATCTGGGCTCCACGTGCAGCTAGGTTTGGGCTGGGGAATGACCCCATCTGGCTTGATGATGTGAACTGCACAGGCTCAGAGACTGCCCTCTCTGAGTGCAGGGCCAGGCCATGGGGTGACAACAACTGTAATCACCGAGAAGATGCCAGTGTGGTGTGTGCAG GaccactccagctccagctggtgAATGGCTCCAGCCGCTGCTCTGGGAGGGTCGAGGTCCTTCGTAACCAGCAGTGGGGGACTGTGTGTGATGACGGCTGGGACCTGAGAGATGCAGAGGTGGTGTGCCGGCAGCTGGGCTGCGGGATGGCCGTGTCAGCTCCAGGCTCAGCTGAGTTTGGGCAGGGCTCCAGCCACATCTGGCTGCAAGGTGTTGAGTGCACAGGGACAGAAGCTGCCCTCTCCAagtgcagggccaggatggggCAACAGAGTTATTGCAACCATGGTAAAGATGCTGGTGTTGTTTGCTCAG atcctGTGGCACTACGACTGGTGAATGGCTCGAGTTTCTGCGCTGGGAGAGTCGAAGTGCTCCACAAGCAACTGTGGGGAACCGTGTGTGATGACGGCTGGGACATGAATGATGCTGCAGttgtgtgcaggcagctgggctgtggggtggcagtCTCAGCCCCTGACAGAGCTTGGTTTGGGCGAGGGCATATTGCCATCTGGATGGATGATGTGAACTGCACAGGGGGGGAAGACAACCTCTTGGAGTGCCTGGCCAGACCATGGGGGGAACACAACtgtgaccatggggaagatgCTGGTGTGGTGTGCTCAG GCTTTGTACACATGGACCAGCTGGCTGACATGTCCACCTAG
- the LOC137846087 gene encoding deleted in malignant brain tumors 1 protein-like isoform X3: MGERLSARAGLGTAEVVLILAGLCASSPAQIRLVNGPDPCTGRLEVFYNGTWGTVCDDHWSLAEARVVCRQLGCGMGLSAVGGARYGRGEDPIWLDNVQCSGTEAALSECRARPWGDHNCGHGEDVSIVCSGAPAPSLTRARLVSGSGPCSGRVEVFHDSRWGTVCDDGWNLLDAEVVCREVGCGSALSAPPGAAFGQGAGPIWLDEVTCAGTEASLSLCQASSWGSHNCKHSEDAGVECSEPTQVRLVNGSSHCSGRVEIHHNQQWGTICDDGWDLRDAEVVCRQLGCGMAVSVPGKAHFGQGHAPIWLDEVNCTGTEGAITECRLEPWGEHNCNHNEDASVVCSEPTELRLVNGPNRCAGRVEVLHHQQWGSVCDNHWDMEDSKVVCRQLGCGAPISAPGWAKFGRGYDPIWLEKVTCSGTEAALSECEAQTWGVHNCHHGEDASVVCSEPEVVRLVNGPSRCAGRVEVLEQRQWGTVCDDAWDLRDAEVVCWQLGCGTATAAPGLAYFGQGHGPIWLAKVNCTGTEAALSKCRARPKGVHLCHHGEDAGVVCSEPPEVRLVNGSNRCSGRVEVLHNQQWGSVCDDDWDLDDAQVVCRQLGCGTAIWAPRAARFGLGNDPIWLDDVNCTGSETALSECRARPWGDNNCNHREDASVVCAGPLQLQLVNGSSRCSGRVEVLRNQQWGTVCDDGWDLRDAEVVCRQLGCGMAVSAPGSAEFGQGSSHIWLQGVECTGTEAALSKCRARPEGVHLCHHGEDAGVVCSEPPEIRLVNGSNRCSGRVEVLHNQQWGSVCDDDWDLDDAQVVCQQLGCGTAIWAPHAAQFGLGNDPIWLDDVNCTGSETALSECRARPWGDNNCNH, encoded by the exons CATCAAGTCCTGCCCAAATAAGACTTGTGAATGGCCCTGACCCCTGCACGGGGCGACTGGAGGTGTTTTACAATGGCACCTGGGGGACGGTGTGTGACGACCACTGGAGCCTCGCGGAAGCCCGTGTGGTGTGCCGGCAGCTGGGCTGCGGGATGGGCCTGTCTGCTGTTGGCGGGGCTCGGTATGGGCGAGGAGAAGACCCCATCTGGCTGGACAATGTGCAGTGCAGCGGGACAgaagctgctctttctgagtGCCGGGCACGGCCCTGGGGAGATCACAACTGTGGGCATGGGGAAGACGTCAGCATTGTGTGCTCGG GGGCACCTGCTCCAAGTCTAACCCGTGCCAGGCTGGTGAGTGGCTCTGGCCCCTGCTCGGGCAGAGTGGAAGTCTTCCATGACAGCAGATGGGGCACCGTGTGTGATGATGGCTGGAACCTGCTGGATGCTGAGGTGGTGTGCAGGGAGGTGGGCTGTGGCTCAGCTCTATCAGCTCCGCCTGGCGCTGCCTTTGGGCAAGGGGCAGGACCCATCTGGCTGGATGAAGTGACCTGTGCTGGGACAGAGGCTTCCCTTTCTCTGTGTCAGGCCAGTTCCTGGGGAAGTCATAATTGCAAGCATAGTGAGGATGCTGGTGTTGAATGCTCAG AACCAACTCAAGTACGTTTGGTGAATGGCTCCAGCCATTGCTCAGGGAGAGTTGAGATCCACCACAACCAGCAGTGGGGGACAATTTGTGATGATGGCTGGGACCTGAGAGATGCAGAGGTGGTGTGccggcagctgggctgtgggatggCCGTGTCAGTCCCTGGCAAGGCTCACTTTGGGCAAGGACACGCTCCCATCTGGCTGGATGAGGTGAACTGCACAGGGACAGAAGGCGCCATCACAGAATGTAGATTGGAGCCCTGGGGGGAACACAACTGCAATCACAATGAAGATGCTAGCGTTGTGTGTTCAG AGCCCACAGAACTGCGGCTAGTGAATGGCCCAAATCGCTGCGCTGGGCGGGTGGAGGTGCTTCACCACCAGCAGTGGGGCAGTGTGTGTGACAATCACTGGGACATGGAGGATTCCAAAGTGGTGTGTcggcagctgggctgtggtgCTCCAAtctctgctccaggctgggccAAGTTTGGCAGAGGCTACGATCCAATCTGGCTGGAGAAAGTGACCTGCTCGGGGACTGAGGCTGCCCTTAGTGAGTGCGAAGCCCAGACATGGGGAGTCCACAACTGCCACCATGGAGAAGACGCCAGCGTGGTGTGCTCAG AACCAGAGGTGGTTCGGTTGGTGAACGGCCCAAGCCGCTGTGCTGGGAGAGTTGAAGTCCTTGAGCAGCGCCAATGGGGGACGGTGTGTGATGATGCCTGGGACCTGCGTGACGCAGAAGTggtgtgctggcagctgggctgcGGGACAGCAACTGCAGCTCCAGGCTTGGCTTACTTTGGCCAGGGACATGGTCCCATCTGGCTGGCCAAGGTCAACTGCACGGGGACAGAAGCTGCCCTCTCCAAGTGCAGGGCCAGGCCCAAAGGAGTCCACCTCTGCCACCATGGAGAAGATGCTGGTGTGGTGTGCTCAG AGCCTCCTGAGGTCCGGCTGGTGAACGGCTCCAACCGCTGCTCTGGGAGAGTCGAAGTGCTGCATAACCAGCAATGGGGAAGTGTGTGTGATGATGACTGGGACCTGGATGACGCACAAGTGGTGTGCCGGCAACTGGGCTGTGGTACAGCTATCTGGGCTCCACGTGCAGCTAGGTTTGGGCTGGGGAATGACCCCATCTGGCTTGATGATGTGAACTGCACAGGCTCAGAGACTGCCCTCTCTGAGTGCAGGGCCAGGCCATGGGGTGACAACAACTGTAATCACCGAGAAGATGCCAGTGTGGTGTGTGCAG GaccactccagctccagctggtgAATGGCTCCAGCCGCTGCTCTGGGAGGGTCGAGGTCCTTCGTAACCAGCAGTGGGGGACTGTGTGTGATGACGGCTGGGACCTGAGAGATGCAGAGGTGGTGTGCCGGCAGCTGGGCTGCGGGATGGCCGTGTCAGCTCCAGGCTCAGCTGAGTTTGGGCAGGGCTCCAGCCACATCTGGCTGCAAGGTGTTGAGTGCACA GGGACAGAAGCTGCCCTCTCCAAGTGCAGGGCCAGGCCCGAAGGAGTCCACCTCTGCCACCATGGAGAAGATGCTGGTGTGGTGTGCTCAG AGCCTCCTGAGATCCGGCTGGTGAACGGCTCCAACCGCTGCTCTGGGAGAGTCGAGGTGCTGCATAACCAGCAATGGGGAAGTGTGTGTGATGATGACTGGGACCTGGATGATGCACAAGTGGTGTGCCAGCAACTGGGCTGTGGTACAGCTATCTGGGCTCCACATGCAGCTCAGTTTGGGTTGGGGAATGACCCCATCTGGCTTGATGATGTGAACTGCACAGGCTCAGAGACTGCCCTCTCTGAGTGCAGGGCCAGGCCATGGGGTGACAACAACTGTAATCACTGA
- the LOC137846087 gene encoding deleted in malignant brain tumors 1 protein-like isoform X1 — translation MGERLSARAGLGTAEVVLILAGLCASSPAQIRLVNGPDPCTGRLEVFYNGTWGTVCDDHWSLAEARVVCRQLGCGMGLSAVGGARYGRGEDPIWLDNVQCSGTEAALSECRARPWGDHNCGHGEDVSIVCSGAPAPSLTRARLVSGSGPCSGRVEVFHDSRWGTVCDDGWNLLDAEVVCREVGCGSALSAPPGAAFGQGAGPIWLDEVTCAGTEASLSLCQASSWGSHNCKHSEDAGVECSEPTQVRLVNGSSHCSGRVEIHHNQQWGTICDDGWDLRDAEVVCRQLGCGMAVSVPGKAHFGQGHAPIWLDEVNCTGTEGAITECRLEPWGEHNCNHNEDASVVCSEPTELRLVNGPNRCAGRVEVLHHQQWGSVCDNHWDMEDSKVVCRQLGCGAPISAPGWAKFGRGYDPIWLEKVTCSGTEAALSECEAQTWGVHNCHHGEDASVVCSEPEVVRLVNGPSRCAGRVEVLEQRQWGTVCDDAWDLRDAEVVCWQLGCGTATAAPGLAYFGQGHGPIWLAKVNCTGTEAALSKCRARPKGVHLCHHGEDAGVVCSEPPEVRLVNGSNRCSGRVEVLHNQQWGSVCDDDWDLDDAQVVCRQLGCGTAIWAPRAARFGLGNDPIWLDDVNCTGSETALSECRARPWGDNNCNHREDASVVCAGPLQLQLVNGSSRCSGRVEVLRNQQWGTVCDDGWDLRDAEVVCRQLGCGMAVSAPGSAEFGQGSSHIWLQGVECTGTEAALSKCRARMGQQSYCNHGKDAGVVCSDPVALRLVNGSSFCAGRVEVLHKQLWGTVCDDGWDMNDAAVVCRQLGCGVAVSAPDRAWFGRGHIAIWMDDVNCTGGEDNLLECLARPWGEHNCDHGEDAGVVCSGYASITPPQTLPLFPLLVSVICPVLILVCGAVLCLKRRQMRNRTSSPSPGFVHMDQLADMST, via the exons CATCAAGTCCTGCCCAAATAAGACTTGTGAATGGCCCTGACCCCTGCACGGGGCGACTGGAGGTGTTTTACAATGGCACCTGGGGGACGGTGTGTGACGACCACTGGAGCCTCGCGGAAGCCCGTGTGGTGTGCCGGCAGCTGGGCTGCGGGATGGGCCTGTCTGCTGTTGGCGGGGCTCGGTATGGGCGAGGAGAAGACCCCATCTGGCTGGACAATGTGCAGTGCAGCGGGACAgaagctgctctttctgagtGCCGGGCACGGCCCTGGGGAGATCACAACTGTGGGCATGGGGAAGACGTCAGCATTGTGTGCTCGG GGGCACCTGCTCCAAGTCTAACCCGTGCCAGGCTGGTGAGTGGCTCTGGCCCCTGCTCGGGCAGAGTGGAAGTCTTCCATGACAGCAGATGGGGCACCGTGTGTGATGATGGCTGGAACCTGCTGGATGCTGAGGTGGTGTGCAGGGAGGTGGGCTGTGGCTCAGCTCTATCAGCTCCGCCTGGCGCTGCCTTTGGGCAAGGGGCAGGACCCATCTGGCTGGATGAAGTGACCTGTGCTGGGACAGAGGCTTCCCTTTCTCTGTGTCAGGCCAGTTCCTGGGGAAGTCATAATTGCAAGCATAGTGAGGATGCTGGTGTTGAATGCTCAG AACCAACTCAAGTACGTTTGGTGAATGGCTCCAGCCATTGCTCAGGGAGAGTTGAGATCCACCACAACCAGCAGTGGGGGACAATTTGTGATGATGGCTGGGACCTGAGAGATGCAGAGGTGGTGTGccggcagctgggctgtgggatggCCGTGTCAGTCCCTGGCAAGGCTCACTTTGGGCAAGGACACGCTCCCATCTGGCTGGATGAGGTGAACTGCACAGGGACAGAAGGCGCCATCACAGAATGTAGATTGGAGCCCTGGGGGGAACACAACTGCAATCACAATGAAGATGCTAGCGTTGTGTGTTCAG AGCCCACAGAACTGCGGCTAGTGAATGGCCCAAATCGCTGCGCTGGGCGGGTGGAGGTGCTTCACCACCAGCAGTGGGGCAGTGTGTGTGACAATCACTGGGACATGGAGGATTCCAAAGTGGTGTGTcggcagctgggctgtggtgCTCCAAtctctgctccaggctgggccAAGTTTGGCAGAGGCTACGATCCAATCTGGCTGGAGAAAGTGACCTGCTCGGGGACTGAGGCTGCCCTTAGTGAGTGCGAAGCCCAGACATGGGGAGTCCACAACTGCCACCATGGAGAAGACGCCAGCGTGGTGTGCTCAG AACCAGAGGTGGTTCGGTTGGTGAACGGCCCAAGCCGCTGTGCTGGGAGAGTTGAAGTCCTTGAGCAGCGCCAATGGGGGACGGTGTGTGATGATGCCTGGGACCTGCGTGACGCAGAAGTggtgtgctggcagctgggctgcGGGACAGCAACTGCAGCTCCAGGCTTGGCTTACTTTGGCCAGGGACATGGTCCCATCTGGCTGGCCAAGGTCAACTGCACGGGGACAGAAGCTGCCCTCTCCAAGTGCAGGGCCAGGCCCAAAGGAGTCCACCTCTGCCACCATGGAGAAGATGCTGGTGTGGTGTGCTCAG AGCCTCCTGAGGTCCGGCTGGTGAACGGCTCCAACCGCTGCTCTGGGAGAGTCGAAGTGCTGCATAACCAGCAATGGGGAAGTGTGTGTGATGATGACTGGGACCTGGATGACGCACAAGTGGTGTGCCGGCAACTGGGCTGTGGTACAGCTATCTGGGCTCCACGTGCAGCTAGGTTTGGGCTGGGGAATGACCCCATCTGGCTTGATGATGTGAACTGCACAGGCTCAGAGACTGCCCTCTCTGAGTGCAGGGCCAGGCCATGGGGTGACAACAACTGTAATCACCGAGAAGATGCCAGTGTGGTGTGTGCAG GaccactccagctccagctggtgAATGGCTCCAGCCGCTGCTCTGGGAGGGTCGAGGTCCTTCGTAACCAGCAGTGGGGGACTGTGTGTGATGACGGCTGGGACCTGAGAGATGCAGAGGTGGTGTGCCGGCAGCTGGGCTGCGGGATGGCCGTGTCAGCTCCAGGCTCAGCTGAGTTTGGGCAGGGCTCCAGCCACATCTGGCTGCAAGGTGTTGAGTGCACAGGGACAGAAGCTGCCCTCTCCAagtgcagggccaggatggggCAACAGAGTTATTGCAACCATGGTAAAGATGCTGGTGTTGTTTGCTCAG atcctGTGGCACTACGACTGGTGAATGGCTCGAGTTTCTGCGCTGGGAGAGTCGAAGTGCTCCACAAGCAACTGTGGGGAACCGTGTGTGATGACGGCTGGGACATGAATGATGCTGCAGttgtgtgcaggcagctgggctgtggggtggcagtCTCAGCCCCTGACAGAGCTTGGTTTGGGCGAGGGCATATTGCCATCTGGATGGATGATGTGAACTGCACAGGGGGGGAAGACAACCTCTTGGAGTGCCTGGCCAGACCATGGGGGGAACACAACtgtgaccatggggaagatgCTGGTGTGGTGTGCTCAG GCTACGCTTCAATCACACCACCACAGACTCTGCCACTGTTCCCATTGCTGGTCTCAGTCATTTGTCCAGTGTTGATACTGGTCTGTGGAGCTGTTCTGTGCCTGAAGAGGAGGCAAATGCGAAATAGGACTTCTAGTCCCTCTCCAG GCTTTGTACACATGGACCAGCTGGCTGACATGTCCACCTAG
- the LOC137846087 gene encoding deleted in malignant brain tumors 1 protein-like isoform X4, translating to MGERLSARAGLGTAEVVLILAGLCASSPAQIRLVNGPDPCTGRLEVFYNGTWGTVCDDHWSLAEARVVCRQLGCGMGLSAVGGARYGRGEDPIWLDNVQCSGTEAALSECRARPWGDHNCGHGEDVSIVCSGAPAPSLTRARLVSGSGPCSGRVEVFHDSRWGTVCDDGWNLLDAEVVCREVGCGSALSAPPGAAFGQGAGPIWLDEVTCAGTEASLSLCQASSWGSHNCKHSEDAGVECSEPTQVRLVNGSSHCSGRVEIHHNQQWGTICDDGWDLRDAEVVCRQLGCGMAVSVPGKAHFGQGHAPIWLDEVNCTGTEGAITECRLEPWGEHNCNHNEDASVVCSEPTELRLVNGPNRCAGRVEVLHHQQWGSVCDNHWDMEDSKVVCRQLGCGAPISAPGWAKFGRGYDPIWLEKVTCSGTEAALSECEAQTWGVHNCHHGEDASVVCSEPEVVRLVNGPSRCAGRVEVLEQRQWGTVCDDAWDLRDAEVVCWQLGCGTATAAPGLAYFGQGHGPIWLAKVNCTGTEAALSKCRARPKGVHLCHHGEDAGVVCSEPPEVRLVNGSNRCSGRVEVLHNQQWGSVCDDDWDLDDAQVVCRQLGCGTAIWAPRAARFGLGNDPIWLDDVNCTGSETALSECRARPWGDNNCNHREDASVVCAGPLQLQLVNGSSRCSGRVEVLRNQQWGTVCDDGWDLRDAEVVCRQLGCGMAVSAPGSAEFGQGSSHIWLQGVECTGTEAALSKCRARMGQQSYCNHGKDAGVVCSGFVHMDQLADMST from the exons CATCAAGTCCTGCCCAAATAAGACTTGTGAATGGCCCTGACCCCTGCACGGGGCGACTGGAGGTGTTTTACAATGGCACCTGGGGGACGGTGTGTGACGACCACTGGAGCCTCGCGGAAGCCCGTGTGGTGTGCCGGCAGCTGGGCTGCGGGATGGGCCTGTCTGCTGTTGGCGGGGCTCGGTATGGGCGAGGAGAAGACCCCATCTGGCTGGACAATGTGCAGTGCAGCGGGACAgaagctgctctttctgagtGCCGGGCACGGCCCTGGGGAGATCACAACTGTGGGCATGGGGAAGACGTCAGCATTGTGTGCTCGG GGGCACCTGCTCCAAGTCTAACCCGTGCCAGGCTGGTGAGTGGCTCTGGCCCCTGCTCGGGCAGAGTGGAAGTCTTCCATGACAGCAGATGGGGCACCGTGTGTGATGATGGCTGGAACCTGCTGGATGCTGAGGTGGTGTGCAGGGAGGTGGGCTGTGGCTCAGCTCTATCAGCTCCGCCTGGCGCTGCCTTTGGGCAAGGGGCAGGACCCATCTGGCTGGATGAAGTGACCTGTGCTGGGACAGAGGCTTCCCTTTCTCTGTGTCAGGCCAGTTCCTGGGGAAGTCATAATTGCAAGCATAGTGAGGATGCTGGTGTTGAATGCTCAG AACCAACTCAAGTACGTTTGGTGAATGGCTCCAGCCATTGCTCAGGGAGAGTTGAGATCCACCACAACCAGCAGTGGGGGACAATTTGTGATGATGGCTGGGACCTGAGAGATGCAGAGGTGGTGTGccggcagctgggctgtgggatggCCGTGTCAGTCCCTGGCAAGGCTCACTTTGGGCAAGGACACGCTCCCATCTGGCTGGATGAGGTGAACTGCACAGGGACAGAAGGCGCCATCACAGAATGTAGATTGGAGCCCTGGGGGGAACACAACTGCAATCACAATGAAGATGCTAGCGTTGTGTGTTCAG AGCCCACAGAACTGCGGCTAGTGAATGGCCCAAATCGCTGCGCTGGGCGGGTGGAGGTGCTTCACCACCAGCAGTGGGGCAGTGTGTGTGACAATCACTGGGACATGGAGGATTCCAAAGTGGTGTGTcggcagctgggctgtggtgCTCCAAtctctgctccaggctgggccAAGTTTGGCAGAGGCTACGATCCAATCTGGCTGGAGAAAGTGACCTGCTCGGGGACTGAGGCTGCCCTTAGTGAGTGCGAAGCCCAGACATGGGGAGTCCACAACTGCCACCATGGAGAAGACGCCAGCGTGGTGTGCTCAG AACCAGAGGTGGTTCGGTTGGTGAACGGCCCAAGCCGCTGTGCTGGGAGAGTTGAAGTCCTTGAGCAGCGCCAATGGGGGACGGTGTGTGATGATGCCTGGGACCTGCGTGACGCAGAAGTggtgtgctggcagctgggctgcGGGACAGCAACTGCAGCTCCAGGCTTGGCTTACTTTGGCCAGGGACATGGTCCCATCTGGCTGGCCAAGGTCAACTGCACGGGGACAGAAGCTGCCCTCTCCAAGTGCAGGGCCAGGCCCAAAGGAGTCCACCTCTGCCACCATGGAGAAGATGCTGGTGTGGTGTGCTCAG AGCCTCCTGAGGTCCGGCTGGTGAACGGCTCCAACCGCTGCTCTGGGAGAGTCGAAGTGCTGCATAACCAGCAATGGGGAAGTGTGTGTGATGATGACTGGGACCTGGATGACGCACAAGTGGTGTGCCGGCAACTGGGCTGTGGTACAGCTATCTGGGCTCCACGTGCAGCTAGGTTTGGGCTGGGGAATGACCCCATCTGGCTTGATGATGTGAACTGCACAGGCTCAGAGACTGCCCTCTCTGAGTGCAGGGCCAGGCCATGGGGTGACAACAACTGTAATCACCGAGAAGATGCCAGTGTGGTGTGTGCAG GaccactccagctccagctggtgAATGGCTCCAGCCGCTGCTCTGGGAGGGTCGAGGTCCTTCGTAACCAGCAGTGGGGGACTGTGTGTGATGACGGCTGGGACCTGAGAGATGCAGAGGTGGTGTGCCGGCAGCTGGGCTGCGGGATGGCCGTGTCAGCTCCAGGCTCAGCTGAGTTTGGGCAGGGCTCCAGCCACATCTGGCTGCAAGGTGTTGAGTGCACAGGGACAGAAGCTGCCCTCTCCAagtgcagggccaggatggggCAACAGAGTTATTGCAACCATGGTAAAGATGCTGGTGTTGTTTGCTCAG GCTTTGTACACATGGACCAGCTGGCTGACATGTCCACCTAG